Proteins co-encoded in one Actinobacillus succinogenes 130Z genomic window:
- the rne gene encoding ribonuclease E, producing MKRMLINATQKEELRVALVDGQHLFDLDIESPGHEQKKANIYKGRITRVEPSLEAAFVDYGAERHGFLPLKEIAREYFPADYVYNGRPNIKDVIKEGQEVIVQVNKEERGNKGAALTTFVSLAGSYLVIMPNNPRAGGISRRIEGDERIELKEALSSLDVPEGVGLIVRTAGVGKSSEELQWDLKVLLHHWEAIKQVSENRPAPFLIHQESDVIVRAIRDYLRRDIGEILVDSPKIYEKAKAHIKLVRPDFINRIKLYQGEVPLFSHYQIESQIESAFQREVRLPSGGSIVIDATEALIAIDINSARSTRGGDIEETALNTNLEAADEIARQLRLRDLGGLVVIDFIDMTPVRHQREVENRMREAVRQDRARIQISRISRFGLLEMSRQRLSPSLGESSSHICPRCQGTGKVRDNESLSLSILRLIEEEALKENSKQVQCIVPVQIASYLLNEKRKAIRSIEKRHNVDIVVAPNEAMETPHFSVFRLRDGEEANVLSYHLPKLHEVQEDVFVAEESLISRNIETAAVTAENMAESAVLSMTIPEAAPVIEAKKEAESSLFARIVAAIKKLFTTAPEAEKVEEQPVVTRNNRNNRRERNNERNNERRNSRRSRAERNTARNNDTAAEKPETPSRNERSNERNNRRNARRAALTDETSANAGTAEAVETSEEKSPAPRQPRERRERRDLRKKVRVSNETVEQQAVEEVSAVAEETVTEQPSSESPRRERSERNSRRMPRHLRTNNSRRRRNEVSSMPLFAAVASPELASGKVWIDSNTTSQKTKESNFLSVDELLEQQTQNDEVEVSTPASSIVEKAENNAQPLGLVSQPANEAVEKKVQESLERLNEEQRVLEQQAKASSVAEAAVEKENVIPEKKVNEPEISVKNGQKFDRTYRFNGRLGTISAVRHTKADMTLAKADNEVNVPFDIVEWKDSRYYFHGKGSAGHHSAISHVFSEPTKAEAK from the coding sequence ATGAAAAGAATGTTAATTAATGCGACTCAAAAAGAAGAGTTGCGTGTAGCGTTGGTCGACGGCCAGCATTTATTTGATTTGGATATCGAAAGTCCGGGTCATGAGCAGAAAAAAGCCAATATCTACAAAGGCCGTATTACCCGCGTAGAACCGAGTCTTGAGGCTGCATTCGTAGACTACGGCGCCGAACGTCACGGTTTTCTGCCGTTAAAAGAAATTGCCCGCGAATATTTTCCGGCTGATTACGTTTATAACGGACGCCCGAACATCAAAGATGTGATTAAAGAGGGGCAGGAAGTCATTGTTCAGGTGAACAAAGAAGAACGCGGCAATAAAGGTGCGGCGTTAACGACTTTTGTTTCCCTGGCCGGTAGTTATTTGGTCATTATGCCGAATAATCCTCGTGCGGGCGGGATTTCCCGTCGTATCGAAGGCGACGAACGTATTGAGTTAAAAGAAGCGTTAAGTTCGTTAGACGTACCGGAAGGCGTGGGTTTAATCGTTCGTACGGCAGGCGTGGGTAAATCATCGGAAGAATTGCAGTGGGACTTGAAAGTGTTACTGCATCACTGGGAAGCCATCAAACAGGTTTCGGAAAACCGTCCGGCACCGTTCCTGATTCATCAGGAAAGTGATGTTATTGTCCGTGCTATCCGCGATTATTTGCGGCGCGACATCGGCGAAATTTTAGTGGACAGCCCGAAAATTTACGAAAAAGCGAAAGCACATATCAAACTTGTGCGTCCGGATTTCATTAACCGAATTAAGCTTTATCAGGGTGAAGTACCTTTATTCAGCCATTATCAAATCGAATCTCAGATTGAATCGGCGTTCCAGCGGGAAGTTCGTTTGCCTTCCGGCGGTTCTATCGTAATTGACGCCACCGAAGCGTTGATTGCCATCGATATTAATTCCGCACGCTCAACCCGCGGCGGCGATATTGAAGAAACCGCATTAAATACCAACCTTGAAGCGGCGGATGAAATCGCCCGTCAGCTACGTTTACGCGACTTAGGCGGTTTAGTGGTGATTGATTTCATCGATATGACGCCGGTTCGCCACCAACGAGAGGTGGAAAATCGTATGCGTGAAGCGGTTCGTCAGGATAGAGCCCGTATTCAGATTAGCCGTATTTCCCGTTTCGGTTTGCTGGAAATGTCACGCCAGCGTTTAAGTCCGTCGTTAGGCGAATCTTCCAGCCATATTTGTCCGCGTTGCCAAGGAACGGGTAAAGTACGCGATAACGAAAGTTTATCACTTTCTATTTTACGTTTGATTGAAGAAGAGGCGCTGAAAGAAAACAGTAAACAGGTACAATGCATCGTACCGGTTCAAATCGCTTCTTACTTGCTGAATGAGAAACGTAAGGCTATTCGCAGCATTGAAAAACGTCATAATGTAGATATTGTAGTCGCGCCGAATGAAGCGATGGAAACGCCTCATTTCAGCGTTTTCCGTTTACGTGACGGCGAAGAAGCGAATGTTTTAAGTTATCACCTGCCAAAATTACATGAAGTGCAAGAAGATGTGTTTGTTGCGGAAGAAAGTCTGATTTCCCGCAATATCGAAACGGCGGCGGTAACGGCAGAAAATATGGCGGAAAGCGCGGTCTTGTCTATGACTATTCCCGAAGCCGCGCCGGTTATCGAAGCTAAAAAAGAAGCGGAATCGTCTTTATTTGCGCGCATTGTTGCGGCCATTAAGAAGTTATTTACGACGGCGCCGGAAGCGGAAAAAGTCGAAGAACAACCGGTTGTCACCCGTAATAACCGTAATAATCGTCGTGAACGTAATAATGAACGCAATAACGAACGCCGTAATAGTCGTCGTTCACGAGCGGAACGTAATACGGCGAGAAATAACGATACCGCAGCGGAAAAGCCGGAAACTCCGTCACGCAACGAGCGTTCGAATGAACGTAATAATCGACGTAACGCCCGCCGTGCCGCTTTGACGGATGAGACGTCGGCAAATGCGGGAACAGCGGAAGCCGTTGAGACGTCCGAAGAAAAATCACCTGCGCCCCGTCAACCGAGAGAACGCCGCGAACGTCGCGATTTGCGTAAAAAAGTCCGTGTCAGCAATGAAACGGTAGAGCAACAGGCGGTCGAAGAGGTTTCTGCCGTAGCGGAAGAAACGGTAACGGAACAGCCGTCTTCAGAATCGCCGCGTCGTGAACGCAGCGAACGTAATTCCCGTCGAATGCCGCGCCATTTACGTACCAATAATTCACGTCGTCGCCGTAACGAGGTCTCATCCATGCCGTTGTTCGCCGCCGTGGCTTCGCCGGAATTGGCAAGCGGTAAAGTCTGGATTGATTCGAATACGACATCGCAAAAAACGAAAGAATCGAATTTCCTATCGGTAGATGAATTGTTGGAACAACAAACGCAAAATGATGAAGTAGAAGTCAGTACGCCGGCTTCCTCTATCGTAGAAAAAGCGGAAAATAATGCGCAGCCTTTAGGCTTGGTCAGCCAACCTGCAAATGAAGCGGTGGAGAAAAAAGTACAGGAATCTCTTGAGCGTTTGAATGAGGAACAGCGTGTTCTCGAACAGCAAGCGAAAGCTTCCTCCGTTGCTGAAGCGGCGGTAGAGAAAGAAAACGTTATTCCCGAGAAAAAGGTGAATGAACCGGAAATCTCCGTGAAAAACGGACAGAAATTTGACCGCACTTACCGTTTTAACGGTCGGTTAGGTACGATTTCCGCCGTACGGCACACCAAAGCGGATATGACTTTGGCGAAGGCCGATAATGAAGTGAATGTTCCGTTTGACATTGTGGAATGGAAAGACAGCCGTTACTATTTCCACGGTAAAGGCTCGGCGGGTCATCACAGTGCCATCAGCCATGTGTTCAGCGAACCCACGAAGGCTGAGGCTAAGTAG
- the rluC gene encoding 23S rRNA pseudouridine(955/2504/2580) synthase RluC yields MNDKVINVSVKMLQISDDEAGQRIDNFLLAKLKGVPKSLIYRIVRKGEVRVNKGRIKPEYKLQAGDIIRVPPVRISEKETPVSTKLNKVAQLEQQIIFEDDCLLVLNKPSGIAVHGGSGLSFGVIEGLRALRPHARFLELVHRLDRDTSGILLVAKKRSVLRNLHEQLRLKTVQKDYLALVRGQWQSHVKAVKAPLLKNELSGGERMVRVSEQGKPSETRFSVEERYADATLVKASPVTGRTHQIRVHAQYAGHPIAMDDKYGDRNFDAGMAALGLNRLFLHAANIRFEHPKTGEPLRLNAPLDDKMKAVLKKLREQAK; encoded by the coding sequence ATGAACGACAAAGTCATTAACGTCTCCGTTAAAATGCTGCAGATTTCCGATGACGAAGCCGGTCAGCGGATCGACAATTTTTTGCTCGCCAAATTAAAAGGCGTGCCGAAAAGTCTGATTTACCGCATTGTGCGCAAAGGCGAAGTGCGCGTAAACAAAGGGCGGATTAAACCCGAATATAAGCTTCAGGCGGGCGACATCATACGCGTGCCACCGGTACGCATTTCGGAAAAAGAGACACCGGTTTCAACCAAACTCAACAAAGTAGCGCAACTGGAACAGCAGATTATTTTTGAAGACGATTGTCTGCTGGTACTCAACAAACCTTCCGGTATTGCGGTACACGGCGGCAGCGGTTTAAGCTTCGGGGTAATCGAGGGCTTGCGCGCATTACGTCCGCATGCGCGTTTTTTAGAACTGGTTCACCGTCTGGATCGCGATACATCGGGTATTTTACTGGTGGCGAAAAAACGTTCCGTTTTGCGCAATTTACACGAACAGTTACGTCTTAAAACCGTGCAGAAAGATTATTTGGCGTTAGTGCGCGGGCAATGGCAATCCCATGTTAAAGCGGTGAAAGCGCCTCTGCTGAAAAACGAACTATCCGGCGGCGAACGCATGGTTCGGGTGAGCGAGCAAGGCAAACCCTCGGAAACCCGATTTTCCGTTGAAGAGCGTTATGCTGACGCCACGTTGGTAAAGGCGTCTCCCGTCACCGGCAGAACCCATCAAATCCGTGTGCACGCCCAATATGCCGGACATCCTATAGCTATGGACGATAAATACGGCGATAGAAACTTTGATGCCGGTATGGCGGCGTTGGGACTGAACCGTTTATTTCTGCATGCCGCAAACATTCGTTTCGAACACCCGAAAACCGGCGAACCCCTGCGTCTAAACGCACCGTTAGACGATAAAATGAAAGCCGTTTTGAAAAAATTACGGGAGCAAGCAAAATGA